In a genomic window of Poecilia reticulata strain Guanapo linkage group LG22, Guppy_female_1.0+MT, whole genome shotgun sequence:
- the smoc1 gene encoding SPARC-related modular calcium-binding protein 1 isoform X4, producing the protein MGTDAGRSGFSVRSVTDRPPGPPNAGRKDDGSKPTPTMETHIPPEGEEITAPTLWIKHLGYMENKQNGSTSRRQEKVPSCDQERQNALNEAQQSSRESIIIPDCGSGGLYKPVQCHQHTGYCWCVLVDTGRPIPGTSTLFKTPECDEDARSYVADPEDPFHVRPLQGCPEGKKGEFITSLLDALTTDMVQAINSPAPSSGGRFVEPDPSHTLEERVVHWYFAQLDNNGSNDINKKELKPFKRYLKKKAKPKKCARKFTDYCDLNKDKAISLQELKGCLGVSKDGSSLTSGSQGTRQGTKLFSKHCSHQHCLKL; encoded by the exons ATGGGAACTGATGCTGGAAGGAGTGGATTCTCAGTTA GGTCAGTAACCGACCGACCGCCTGGGCCCCCGAACGCGGGTAGAAAAG ACGACGGCTCCAAGCCCACCCCCACCATGGAGACCCACATCCCCCCTGAGGGCGAAG AGATAACTGCTCCGACACTATGGATAAAACATCTGGGCTACATGGAGAATAAGCAGAACGGCTCCACTTCCAGAAGGCAAG AAAAGGTTCCGTCTTGTGACCAGGAGAGACAGAACGCCCTGAACGAGGCTCAGCAGAGTTCTCGGGAGTCCATTATCATTCCGGACTGTGGGTCCGGAGGTCTTTACAAACCAGTCCAGTGCCATCAGCACACTGGTTACTGCTGGTGTGTTTTAGTGGACACAGGACGGCCCATCCCCGGAACCTCAACCTT GTTCAAGACGCCGGAGTGTGACGAAGACGCGCGGTCTTACGTGGCGGATCCRGAGGACCCGTTCCACGTCAGGCCCCTGCAAG GCTGCCCGGAGGGRAAGAAGGGGGAATTCATTACAAGCTTGTTAGACGCTCTCACAACCGACATGGTGCAAGCCATAAACTCACCGGCCCCCTCTAGTGGCGGGAG GTTTGTTGAACCTGATCCCAGTCACACTCTGGAGGAAAGAGTGGTGCATTGGTACTTTGCCCAGCTGGATAACAATGGCAGCAATGACATCAACAAGAAGGAACTCAAACCTTTCAAGAGGTACCTGAAGAAGAAAGCTAAACCTAAGAAATGTGCCCGCAAGTTCACCGACTACTGTGATCTGAATAAGGACAAGGCTATTTCGCTGCAGGAGCTGAAAGGCTGCCTCGGTGTCAGCAAAGACG GAAGCTCGTTGACAAGCGGCAGTCAAGGAACAAGGCAAGGGACAAAACTGTTCAGTAAGCACTGCTCTCACCAACACTGCTTAAAGCTTTAA
- the smoc1 gene encoding SPARC-related modular calcium-binding protein 1 isoform X1: protein MGTDAGRSGFSVRSVTDRPPGPPNAGRKGMFQMLRNRKQVSFRFFLTLNPDDGSKPTPTMETHIPPEGEEITAPTLWIKHLGYMENKQNGSTSRRQEKVPSCDQERQNALNEAQQSSRESIIIPDCGSGGLYKPVQCHQHTGYCWCVLVDTGRPIPGTSTLFKTPECDEDARSYVADPEDPFHVRPLQGCPEGKKGEFITSLLDALTTDMVQAINSPAPSSGGRFVEPDPSHTLEERVVHWYFAQLDNNGSNDINKKELKPFKRYLKKKAKPKKCARKFTDYCDLNKDKAISLQELKGCLGVSKDGSSLTSGSQGTRQGTKLFSKHCSHQHCLKL from the exons ATGGGAACTGATGCTGGAAGGAGTGGATTCTCAGTTA GGTCAGTAACCGACCGACCGCCTGGGCCCCCGAACGCGGGTAGAAAAG GAATGTTCCAGATGCTGCGAAACCGCAAACAGG TCTCCTTCCGTTTCTTTCTCACTCTCAACCCAGACGACGGCTCCAAGCCCACCCCCACCATGGAGACCCACATCCCCCCTGAGGGCGAAG AGATAACTGCTCCGACACTATGGATAAAACATCTGGGCTACATGGAGAATAAGCAGAACGGCTCCACTTCCAGAAGGCAAG AAAAGGTTCCGTCTTGTGACCAGGAGAGACAGAACGCCCTGAACGAGGCTCAGCAGAGTTCTCGGGAGTCCATTATCATTCCGGACTGTGGGTCCGGAGGTCTTTACAAACCAGTCCAGTGCCATCAGCACACTGGTTACTGCTGGTGTGTTTTAGTGGACACAGGACGGCCCATCCCCGGAACCTCAACCTT GTTCAAGACGCCGGAGTGTGACGAAGACGCGCGGTCTTACGTGGCGGATCCRGAGGACCCGTTCCACGTCAGGCCCCTGCAAG GCTGCCCGGAGGGRAAGAAGGGGGAATTCATTACAAGCTTGTTAGACGCTCTCACAACCGACATGGTGCAAGCCATAAACTCACCGGCCCCCTCTAGTGGCGGGAG GTTTGTTGAACCTGATCCCAGTCACACTCTGGAGGAAAGAGTGGTGCATTGGTACTTTGCCCAGCTGGATAACAATGGCAGCAATGACATCAACAAGAAGGAACTCAAACCTTTCAAGAGGTACCTGAAGAAGAAAGCTAAACCTAAGAAATGTGCCCGCAAGTTCACCGACTACTGTGATCTGAATAAGGACAAGGCTATTTCGCTGCAGGAGCTGAAAGGCTGCCTCGGTGTCAGCAAAGACG GAAGCTCGTTGACAAGCGGCAGTCAAGGAACAAGGCAAGGGACAAAACTGTTCAGTAAGCACTGCTCTCACCAACACTGCTTAAAGCTTTAA
- the smoc1 gene encoding SPARC-related modular calcium-binding protein 1 isoform X3 has protein sequence MGTDAGRSGFSVRSVTDRPPGPPNAGRKGMFQMLRNRKQDDGSKPTPTMETHIPPEGEEITAPTLWIKHLGYMENKQNGSTSRRQEKVPSCDQERQNALNEAQQSSRESIIIPDCGSGGLYKPVQCHQHTGYCWCVLVDTGRPIPGTSTLFKTPECDEDARSYVADPEDPFHVRPLQGCPEGKKGEFITSLLDALTTDMVQAINSPAPSSGGRFVEPDPSHTLEERVVHWYFAQLDNNGSNDINKKELKPFKRYLKKKAKPKKCARKFTDYCDLNKDKAISLQELKGCLGVSKDGSSLTSGSQGTRQGTKLFSKHCSHQHCLKL, from the exons ATGGGAACTGATGCTGGAAGGAGTGGATTCTCAGTTA GGTCAGTAACCGACCGACCGCCTGGGCCCCCGAACGCGGGTAGAAAAG GAATGTTCCAGATGCTGCGAAACCGCAAACAGG ACGACGGCTCCAAGCCCACCCCCACCATGGAGACCCACATCCCCCCTGAGGGCGAAG AGATAACTGCTCCGACACTATGGATAAAACATCTGGGCTACATGGAGAATAAGCAGAACGGCTCCACTTCCAGAAGGCAAG AAAAGGTTCCGTCTTGTGACCAGGAGAGACAGAACGCCCTGAACGAGGCTCAGCAGAGTTCTCGGGAGTCCATTATCATTCCGGACTGTGGGTCCGGAGGTCTTTACAAACCAGTCCAGTGCCATCAGCACACTGGTTACTGCTGGTGTGTTTTAGTGGACACAGGACGGCCCATCCCCGGAACCTCAACCTT GTTCAAGACGCCGGAGTGTGACGAAGACGCGCGGTCTTACGTGGCGGATCCRGAGGACCCGTTCCACGTCAGGCCCCTGCAAG GCTGCCCGGAGGGRAAGAAGGGGGAATTCATTACAAGCTTGTTAGACGCTCTCACAACCGACATGGTGCAAGCCATAAACTCACCGGCCCCCTCTAGTGGCGGGAG GTTTGTTGAACCTGATCCCAGTCACACTCTGGAGGAAAGAGTGGTGCATTGGTACTTTGCCCAGCTGGATAACAATGGCAGCAATGACATCAACAAGAAGGAACTCAAACCTTTCAAGAGGTACCTGAAGAAGAAAGCTAAACCTAAGAAATGTGCCCGCAAGTTCACCGACTACTGTGATCTGAATAAGGACAAGGCTATTTCGCTGCAGGAGCTGAAAGGCTGCCTCGGTGTCAGCAAAGACG GAAGCTCGTTGACAAGCGGCAGTCAAGGAACAAGGCAAGGGACAAAACTGTTCAGTAAGCACTGCTCTCACCAACACTGCTTAAAGCTTTAA
- the smoc1 gene encoding SPARC-related modular calcium-binding protein 1 isoform X2, whose protein sequence is MGTDAGRSGFSVRSVTDRPPGPPNAGRKVSFRFFLTLNPDDGSKPTPTMETHIPPEGEEITAPTLWIKHLGYMENKQNGSTSRRQEKVPSCDQERQNALNEAQQSSRESIIIPDCGSGGLYKPVQCHQHTGYCWCVLVDTGRPIPGTSTLFKTPECDEDARSYVADPEDPFHVRPLQGCPEGKKGEFITSLLDALTTDMVQAINSPAPSSGGRFVEPDPSHTLEERVVHWYFAQLDNNGSNDINKKELKPFKRYLKKKAKPKKCARKFTDYCDLNKDKAISLQELKGCLGVSKDGSSLTSGSQGTRQGTKLFSKHCSHQHCLKL, encoded by the exons ATGGGAACTGATGCTGGAAGGAGTGGATTCTCAGTTA GGTCAGTAACCGACCGACCGCCTGGGCCCCCGAACGCGGGTAGAAAAG TCTCCTTCCGTTTCTTTCTCACTCTCAACCCAGACGACGGCTCCAAGCCCACCCCCACCATGGAGACCCACATCCCCCCTGAGGGCGAAG AGATAACTGCTCCGACACTATGGATAAAACATCTGGGCTACATGGAGAATAAGCAGAACGGCTCCACTTCCAGAAGGCAAG AAAAGGTTCCGTCTTGTGACCAGGAGAGACAGAACGCCCTGAACGAGGCTCAGCAGAGTTCTCGGGAGTCCATTATCATTCCGGACTGTGGGTCCGGAGGTCTTTACAAACCAGTCCAGTGCCATCAGCACACTGGTTACTGCTGGTGTGTTTTAGTGGACACAGGACGGCCCATCCCCGGAACCTCAACCTT GTTCAAGACGCCGGAGTGTGACGAAGACGCGCGGTCTTACGTGGCGGATCCRGAGGACCCGTTCCACGTCAGGCCCCTGCAAG GCTGCCCGGAGGGRAAGAAGGGGGAATTCATTACAAGCTTGTTAGACGCTCTCACAACCGACATGGTGCAAGCCATAAACTCACCGGCCCCCTCTAGTGGCGGGAG GTTTGTTGAACCTGATCCCAGTCACACTCTGGAGGAAAGAGTGGTGCATTGGTACTTTGCCCAGCTGGATAACAATGGCAGCAATGACATCAACAAGAAGGAACTCAAACCTTTCAAGAGGTACCTGAAGAAGAAAGCTAAACCTAAGAAATGTGCCCGCAAGTTCACCGACTACTGTGATCTGAATAAGGACAAGGCTATTTCGCTGCAGGAGCTGAAAGGCTGCCTCGGTGTCAGCAAAGACG GAAGCTCGTTGACAAGCGGCAGTCAAGGAACAAGGCAAGGGACAAAACTGTTCAGTAAGCACTGCTCTCACCAACACTGCTTAAAGCTTTAA
- the smoc1 gene encoding SPARC-related modular calcium-binding protein 1 isoform X5, with protein sequence MGTDAGRSGFSVRSVTDRPPGPPNAGRKGMFQMLRNRKQVSFRFFLTLNPDDGSKPTPTMETHIPPEGEEITAPTLWIKHLGYMENKQNGSTSRRQEKVPSCDQERQNALNEAQQSSRESIIIPDCGSGGLYKPVQCHQHTGYCWCVLVDTGRPIPGTSTLFKTPECDEDARSYVADPEDPFHVRPLQGCPEGKKGEFITSLLDALTTDMVQAINSPAPSSGGRFVEPDPSHTLEERVVHWYFAQLDNNGSNDINKKELKPFKRS encoded by the exons ATGGGAACTGATGCTGGAAGGAGTGGATTCTCAGTTA GGTCAGTAACCGACCGACCGCCTGGGCCCCCGAACGCGGGTAGAAAAG GAATGTTCCAGATGCTGCGAAACCGCAAACAGG TCTCCTTCCGTTTCTTTCTCACTCTCAACCCAGACGACGGCTCCAAGCCCACCCCCACCATGGAGACCCACATCCCCCCTGAGGGCGAAG AGATAACTGCTCCGACACTATGGATAAAACATCTGGGCTACATGGAGAATAAGCAGAACGGCTCCACTTCCAGAAGGCAAG AAAAGGTTCCGTCTTGTGACCAGGAGAGACAGAACGCCCTGAACGAGGCTCAGCAGAGTTCTCGGGAGTCCATTATCATTCCGGACTGTGGGTCCGGAGGTCTTTACAAACCAGTCCAGTGCCATCAGCACACTGGTTACTGCTGGTGTGTTTTAGTGGACACAGGACGGCCCATCCCCGGAACCTCAACCTT GTTCAAGACGCCGGAGTGTGACGAAGACGCGCGGTCTTACGTGGCGGATCCRGAGGACCCGTTCCACGTCAGGCCCCTGCAAG GCTGCCCGGAGGGRAAGAAGGGGGAATTCATTACAAGCTTGTTAGACGCTCTCACAACCGACATGGTGCAAGCCATAAACTCACCGGCCCCCTCTAGTGGCGGGAG GTTTGTTGAACCTGATCCCAGTCACACTCTGGAGGAAAGAGTGGTGCATTGGTACTTTGCCCAGCTGGATAACAATGGCAGCAATGACATCAACAAGAAGGAACTCAAACCTTTCAAGAG GAGCTGA